The following coding sequences lie in one Streptomyces venezuelae genomic window:
- the glpK gene encoding glycerol kinase GlpK, which translates to MPDSSEKFVAAIDQGTTSSRCIIFNQDGAIVAVDQREHRQIFPKPGWVEHDATEIWSKVQAVVAGAIAKAGLRADQLSALGITNQRETTVLWDRATGKPVHNAIVWQDTRTSALCNELGGADGQDRFREQTGLPLASYFSGPKAAWLLDNVPGLRARAERGEIAFGTIDSWLIWNLTGGTDGGKHVTDVTNAGRTMLMNLETLQWDQSILSAMNVPEAVLPEIRSSAEVYGTAVGQLAGVPVASALGDQQAAVFGQACYDTGTAKNTYGTGSFLLLNTGNRPVPSKSGLLTTMGYKIGSEAPVYCLEGSIAITGALVQWFRDQLGIIRNADEIETLAASVDDNGGAYIVPAFSGLYAPYWRSDARGVVTGLTRYVTKAHLARAVLEATSWQTREVVDAMYQDSGVRITTLKVDGGMTKNNLLMQHQADVLGVPVIRPKVSETTCLGAAYAAGLATGVWSDLDELKAHWQQDVEWSPRMDATSRDREFHNWHKAVERSFGWLEEDEG; encoded by the coding sequence ATGCCGGACAGCTCCGAGAAGTTCGTCGCCGCCATCGATCAGGGCACCACCTCGAGCCGTTGCATCATCTTCAACCAGGACGGCGCGATCGTCGCCGTGGACCAGCGTGAACACCGCCAGATCTTCCCCAAGCCCGGCTGGGTGGAGCACGACGCCACCGAGATCTGGTCCAAGGTGCAGGCGGTGGTCGCCGGGGCGATCGCCAAGGCCGGGCTCCGCGCCGACCAGCTGAGCGCGCTGGGCATCACCAACCAGCGCGAGACCACCGTCCTGTGGGACCGCGCGACCGGCAAGCCCGTGCACAACGCGATCGTCTGGCAGGACACCCGTACCTCGGCGCTCTGCAACGAACTGGGCGGCGCGGACGGCCAGGACCGCTTCCGCGAACAGACGGGCCTGCCCCTGGCGAGCTACTTCTCCGGGCCCAAGGCCGCCTGGCTGCTCGACAACGTGCCGGGGCTCAGGGCCCGCGCCGAACGCGGCGAGATAGCCTTCGGCACCATCGACTCCTGGCTGATCTGGAACCTCACGGGCGGCACCGACGGCGGCAAGCACGTCACCGACGTCACCAACGCGGGCCGCACCATGCTGATGAACCTGGAGACGCTCCAGTGGGACCAGTCGATCCTTTCGGCGATGAACGTCCCCGAAGCGGTGCTGCCGGAGATCAGGTCGTCGGCGGAGGTGTACGGAACGGCGGTGGGCCAGCTTGCCGGAGTGCCCGTCGCCTCCGCCCTGGGCGACCAGCAGGCGGCCGTTTTCGGGCAGGCCTGCTACGACACAGGGACGGCCAAGAACACGTACGGCACGGGCAGTTTCCTGCTGCTCAACACCGGCAACAGGCCGGTCCCCTCCAAGAGCGGTCTGCTCACGACGATGGGATACAAGATCGGCTCCGAGGCACCGGTGTACTGCCTGGAGGGGTCGATCGCGATCACCGGCGCCCTGGTGCAGTGGTTCCGGGACCAGCTCGGCATCATCCGCAACGCGGATGAGATCGAGACTCTCGCGGCGAGCGTCGACGACAACGGCGGGGCGTACATCGTGCCCGCGTTCTCCGGCCTGTACGCGCCCTACTGGCGCTCCGACGCGCGCGGCGTCGTCACCGGACTCACCCGGTACGTCACCAAGGCGCACCTCGCGCGTGCCGTCCTGGAGGCGACGAGCTGGCAGACGCGCGAGGTCGTGGACGCCATGTACCAGGACTCCGGGGTGCGGATCACCACCCTCAAGGTGGACGGCGGCATGACCAAGAACAACCTCCTGATGCAGCACCAGGCCGACGTTCTGGGTGTGCCGGTGATCCGTCCCAAGGTCTCCGAGACGACCTGTCTGGGCGCGGCGTACGCGGCCGGGCTCGCGACCGGCGTGTGGAGCGACCTGGACGAGCTGAAGGCGCACTGGCAGCAGGACGTCGAGTGGAGCCCTCGCATGGACGCCACGTCGCGGGACCGCGAGTTCCACAACTGGCACAAGGCGGTGGAGCGGAGCTTCGGCTGGCTGGAGGAGGACGAGGGCTGA
- a CDS encoding GTP-binding protein, which translates to MIFKRTERGKAPVEPVTLKILVAGGFGVGKTTLVGAVSEIKPLRTEETLSEAGRPVDDTSGVAGKHTTTVAMDFGRITLREDLVLYLFGTPGQDRFWFLWDELATGALGAVVLADTRRLEDCFAAVDYFERRSIPFVVGVNCFDGANRYPADVVRQALDLDPDVPVVLCDARDRETVKEVLIDVVEHAMTAAAAAREPATT; encoded by the coding sequence ATGATCTTCAAGCGCACTGAGCGCGGCAAGGCCCCCGTCGAGCCGGTCACGCTGAAGATCCTCGTGGCCGGCGGCTTCGGCGTCGGCAAGACGACGCTGGTCGGCGCGGTCAGTGAGATCAAGCCGCTGCGCACCGAGGAGACCCTCAGCGAGGCGGGCCGGCCCGTCGACGACACCAGCGGCGTCGCGGGCAAGCACACCACCACCGTGGCCATGGACTTCGGCCGCATCACGCTCCGCGAGGACCTGGTCCTGTACCTCTTCGGCACGCCCGGACAGGACCGCTTCTGGTTCCTCTGGGACGAGCTGGCGACCGGCGCGCTGGGCGCCGTCGTCCTCGCCGACACGCGGCGCCTGGAGGACTGTTTCGCGGCCGTGGACTACTTCGAGCGACGCTCCATCCCCTTCGTCGTGGGCGTCAACTGTTTCGACGGTGCCAACCGTTACCCGGCCGACGTCGTGCGCCAGGCCCTCGATCTCGACCCCGACGTACCCGTGGTGCTGTGCGACGCGCGGGACCGCGAGACCGTCAAGGAAGTCCTCATCGACGTCGTCGAACACGCGATGACAGCGGCAGCGGCGGCCCGGGAACCCGCCACTACGTAG
- a CDS encoding DUF742 domain-containing protein, translated as MSEDGRGTQRTTRTRNLPRAQESPRWFDDDAGPVVRPYAMTRGRTTSNGQHRLDLIAVVVTEAHAYDVPETDRTLSPEHVDIVGLCRDTPQSVAELAAELDLPIGVVRVLIGDLVDDELVHVTRPVPPAELPDESILRDVISGLRAL; from the coding sequence ATGAGCGAAGACGGTCGAGGGACGCAGAGAACCACAAGAACGCGGAATTTACCGCGGGCGCAGGAGTCGCCCCGCTGGTTCGACGACGACGCAGGCCCCGTGGTGCGGCCGTACGCCATGACGCGCGGCCGCACGACGAGCAACGGACAGCACCGGCTCGACCTGATCGCGGTCGTCGTCACCGAGGCCCACGCGTACGACGTCCCGGAGACCGACCGGACGCTGTCTCCGGAGCACGTGGACATCGTCGGGCTGTGCCGTGACACGCCTCAGTCGGTCGCCGAGCTGGCGGCCGAACTCGACCTGCCCATCGGCGTGGTCCGCGTCCTCATAGGGGACCTCGTCGACGACGAACTGGTGCACGTGACCCGTCCCGTGCCCCCCGCCGAGCTGCCGGACGAGAGCATTCTGCGCGATGTGATCAGCGGCCTCCGGGCGCTCTGA
- a CDS encoding roadblock/LC7 domain-containing protein, whose translation MTAPNADARTTTTGGRGELNWLLDDLVQRVASIRKALVLSGDGLPTGVSKNLTREDSEHLAAVASGFHSLAKGVGRHFEAGRVRQTVVELDDAFLFVTAAGDGSCLAVLADADSDVGLVAYEMTLLVKRVGVHLGTAPRTDLPAGG comes from the coding sequence ATGACCGCACCGAATGCCGACGCACGCACCACCACGACCGGGGGACGGGGTGAGCTGAACTGGCTCCTCGACGACCTGGTGCAGCGCGTCGCCAGCATCCGCAAGGCACTCGTGCTCTCCGGAGACGGCCTGCCGACCGGCGTGTCGAAGAACCTGACCAGGGAGGACAGCGAGCACCTCGCCGCCGTCGCCTCCGGGTTCCACAGCCTCGCCAAGGGCGTGGGGCGGCACTTCGAGGCGGGCCGGGTCCGGCAGACCGTGGTCGAGCTCGACGACGCCTTCCTCTTCGTCACGGCCGCGGGCGACGGCAGCTGCCTCGCCGTCCTCGCGGACGCGGATTCCGACGTCGGCCTGGTCGCGTACGAAATGACGCTGCTGGTCAAGCGGGTGGGCGTGCATCTGGGTACGGCGCCGCGCACGGATCTGCCCGCCGGGGGGTAG
- a CDS encoding nitrate- and nitrite sensing domain-containing protein: MRFRGKSIRRKIVALLLVPLLSLTAIWAFATVITGRQALSLVDSVNVVDKLAYPVEDTARVIQQERRQTLVYLADPRASDAMSALRRSRTATDRMIDKIRANAQDPDVRDGVSGESRKRLNELVEAFDSIDPLRRGVEEGTITRAGALKMYTELIDPYFDLLSTLNGFSGLDDMKYDQQGRALVGATRARELLSREDALIGSALVAGRITKSEIRQATELRAQRGLLFEVNFAQLPEDDRARYERYWNGTETTQLRKAEQAIIEGGPGTPRVVTASHWDEAAGRVLKQLSESNMEATDRFQDRVEPAAVGVIVRVIAAGVLGLLALLVSLFLSVRIGRSLIRDLRRLRLEAHEASGVRLPGVLRRLAAGEQVDVETEAPRLTYGKDEIGQVGQALNTLQRAAVEATVKQADLRRGVSEVFVNLARRSQVLLHKQLTLLDTMERRTEDTDELADLFRLDHLTTRMRRHAEGLVILSGAAPSRQWRKPVQLMDVVRAAVAEVEDYERIEVRRLPRIAVTGPAVADLTHLMAELLENATVFSPPHTAVQVLGEHVANGFTLEIHDRGLGMTPDALLDANLRLAETPEFELSDTDRLGLFVVSRLAQRQRVRVSLQPSPYGGTTAVVFIPESLLTDDVPDTDGAGFRIDRARTKDAVAGADQGVDRAAALAQVPVQLPGLPASVLDGPVELEAPVGMADLDGFPGSLDDEDSERGGLFRPRRRVAGTPGEQHQQARDDREAGRAEPTRRDTAPADDDSAEDAHSGGPVPLPRRRTPKLVRSNGRPVTHAKPQDSRFPDDRSQENRLSGGRAQESRSSEDSRFPADNRFRTDDPPQTDSRFPTDGRFPTDGRFPADRRFQEDRSTDSRPLDPAAEDEMPSPQGPRRQPSWPDLAPPHRDVTAVDDVPADLPSRGRPATTTVGGLPRRVRQANLAPQLKDGPDRRSPRAETRPEERDAEEVRSRMASLQRGWQRGRDENAAGDDATNGTAPGTTPEGDGR; the protein is encoded by the coding sequence ATGCGCTTTCGCGGGAAGTCCATCCGCAGGAAGATCGTGGCGCTGCTGCTCGTGCCGCTGCTCTCCCTCACGGCGATCTGGGCCTTCGCCACCGTGATCACGGGCCGCCAGGCGCTGAGCCTCGTCGACTCGGTCAACGTGGTCGACAAGCTCGCCTACCCGGTCGAGGACACGGCGCGCGTGATCCAGCAGGAGCGCCGCCAGACCCTCGTCTACCTCGCCGACCCGCGGGCCTCGGACGCCATGTCCGCGCTGCGCCGCAGCCGCACGGCGACCGACCGGATGATCGACAAGATCCGGGCCAACGCCCAGGACCCGGACGTCCGCGACGGCGTCAGCGGGGAATCGCGCAAGCGGCTCAACGAGCTGGTCGAGGCCTTCGACAGCATCGACCCGCTGCGCCGCGGCGTCGAAGAGGGCACGATCACCCGGGCCGGCGCCCTGAAGATGTACACGGAGCTGATCGACCCCTACTTCGACCTGCTGAGCACGCTCAACGGCTTCTCCGGCCTCGACGACATGAAGTACGACCAGCAGGGCCGTGCGCTCGTCGGCGCCACCCGCGCGCGTGAGCTGCTGTCCCGCGAGGACGCGCTCATCGGCTCGGCGCTCGTCGCCGGGCGGATCACCAAGTCCGAGATCCGTCAGGCCACCGAGTTGCGGGCGCAGCGCGGGCTCCTCTTCGAAGTGAACTTCGCCCAGCTCCCCGAGGACGACCGCGCCCGCTACGAGCGCTACTGGAACGGCACCGAGACCACCCAGCTGCGCAAGGCCGAGCAGGCCATCATCGAGGGCGGGCCAGGCACCCCGCGCGTGGTCACCGCGTCCCACTGGGACGAGGCCGCGGGCCGCGTCCTCAAGCAGCTCTCCGAGAGCAACATGGAGGCGACCGACCGCTTCCAGGACCGCGTCGAGCCCGCGGCCGTCGGAGTGATCGTCCGCGTCATCGCGGCCGGTGTGCTCGGCCTGCTGGCCCTCCTGGTCTCCCTCTTCCTGTCCGTGCGCATCGGCCGCAGCCTCATCAGGGACCTGCGCCGCCTGCGCCTCGAGGCCCACGAGGCGTCCGGCGTCCGGCTGCCCGGCGTGCTGCGCCGCCTGGCCGCCGGCGAACAGGTCGACGTGGAGACCGAGGCGCCCCGCCTGACGTACGGCAAGGACGAGATCGGCCAGGTCGGCCAGGCCCTCAACACCCTGCAGCGCGCCGCCGTCGAGGCCACCGTCAAACAGGCCGACCTGCGCCGCGGCGTCTCCGAGGTCTTCGTCAACCTCGCCCGCCGCAGCCAGGTCCTGCTGCACAAGCAGCTCACGCTCCTCGACACCATGGAGCGCAGGACCGAGGACACCGACGAGCTCGCCGACCTGTTCCGGCTCGACCACCTGACCACCCGCATGCGGCGGCACGCGGAGGGCCTCGTCATCCTGTCCGGCGCCGCCCCCTCGCGTCAGTGGCGCAAGCCTGTCCAGCTCATGGACGTCGTCCGCGCGGCCGTCGCCGAGGTCGAGGACTACGAACGCATCGAGGTGCGCCGCCTGCCCCGCATCGCGGTCACCGGACCCGCGGTCGCCGACCTCACGCACCTCATGGCGGAACTCCTGGAGAACGCCACGGTGTTCTCGCCTCCGCACACCGCCGTCCAGGTGCTCGGTGAGCACGTCGCCAACGGCTTCACCCTGGAGATCCACGACCGGGGCCTCGGCATGACCCCCGACGCCCTCCTGGACGCCAACCTGCGCCTCGCGGAGACCCCCGAGTTCGAGCTCTCCGACACCGACCGGCTCGGCCTGTTCGTGGTCAGCAGGCTCGCGCAGCGCCAGCGTGTCCGTGTCTCGCTGCAGCCCTCGCCGTACGGCGGCACGACGGCCGTCGTGTTCATCCCCGAGTCCCTCCTCACCGATGACGTGCCGGACACCGACGGCGCCGGCTTCCGGATCGACCGGGCACGGACCAAGGACGCCGTCGCGGGCGCCGACCAAGGCGTCGACCGTGCCGCGGCCCTCGCCCAGGTGCCCGTGCAGCTGCCGGGCCTGCCCGCGTCGGTCCTCGACGGCCCCGTCGAGCTCGAGGCACCCGTCGGCATGGCGGACCTCGACGGCTTCCCCGGCTCCCTCGACGACGAGGACAGCGAGCGCGGCGGCCTCTTCCGGCCCCGCCGCCGGGTGGCGGGCACGCCCGGAGAACAGCACCAGCAGGCCCGGGACGACCGCGAGGCGGGCCGCGCCGAGCCGACCCGCCGGGACACCGCGCCCGCCGACGACGACTCCGCCGAGGACGCCCACTCCGGAGGTCCCGTTCCGCTGCCGCGCCGCAGGACCCCCAAACTGGTCCGCTCCAACGGCCGCCCGGTGACGCACGCCAAGCCCCAGGACAGCCGCTTCCCCGACGACAGGTCGCAGGAAAACCGCCTCTCCGGAGGCAGAGCCCAGGAAAGCCGCTCCTCCGAAGACAGCCGTTTTCCCGCGGACAACCGGTTCCGGACGGACGACCCCCCGCAGACGGACAGCCGCTTTCCGACCGACGGCCGTTTTCCGACCGACGGCCGTTTCCCGGCGGACCGCCGCTTCCAGGAGGACAGGTCCACGGACAGCAGGCCGCTGGACCCGGCCGCCGAGGACGAGATGCCGTCCCCGCAGGGCCCGCGCCGGCAGCCCTCCTGGCCCGACCTGGCCCCGCCGCACCGCGACGTCACCGCCGTCGACGACGTGCCGGCCGACCTCCCGTCACGCGGCCGCCCCGCCACGACCACGGTGGGCGGACTGCCCCGCCGCGTACGACAGGCCAACCTGGCCCCGCAGTTGAAGGACGGACCCGACCGCCGTTCCCCGCGCGCCGAGACCCGGCCCGAGGAGCGGGACGCCGAAGAGGTACGCAGCCGCATGGCATCGCTCCAGCGGGGCTGGCAGCGCGGCCGCGACGAAAACGCCGCGGGCGACGACGCCACGAACGGCACAGCACCAGGAACGACACCCGAGGGGGACGGTCGATGA
- a CDS encoding NAD(P)/FAD-dependent oxidoreductase, producing the protein MRTVVVVGASLAGLYAARELRAQGFDGRLVVIGAEPHAPYDRPPLSKGFLTGTADEEQLALADEEETAELAAEWLLGARAGALDARGRTIVLDDGRTVAGDGVVIATGAAARRLPGPPLAGVHTLRTLDDARALRAELARGPQRVVVIGGGFIGAETASSCVALGHDVTVVEAAPLPLTAQLGPEMASVCAGLHARGGAELLTGVGVAGLRGAAGRFVTGVELADGRLLPADVVVVGIGATPRTDWLAGSPLAVDDGVLCDDGCVTALPQVVAVGDVARAGGVRAEHWTSATEQPRTAVRNLLAGHTVETAHSLPYFWSDQYGSRIQFAGRRSDGDTVRIVEGSPDDLGGGPPTGPRGEGLLAVYERAGRTTAVLAIDRARPFMKVRRGLAADRAAELAAV; encoded by the coding sequence ATGAGGACCGTCGTCGTGGTGGGCGCCTCGCTCGCCGGCCTGTACGCGGCCAGGGAACTGCGCGCCCAGGGATTCGACGGCCGCCTGGTCGTCATCGGCGCCGAACCGCACGCCCCGTACGACCGTCCCCCCTTGTCCAAGGGCTTCCTCACCGGCACCGCGGACGAGGAGCAACTCGCCCTCGCCGACGAGGAGGAGACGGCCGAACTCGCCGCCGAGTGGCTGCTCGGCGCGCGAGCCGGGGCGCTCGACGCGCGCGGCCGCACGATCGTCCTCGACGACGGCCGCACCGTGGCGGGCGACGGCGTCGTCATCGCCACCGGCGCTGCGGCCCGGCGCCTCCCCGGGCCACCGCTCGCGGGCGTCCACACCCTGCGCACGCTGGACGACGCCCGCGCGCTGCGGGCAGAGCTGGCGCGCGGCCCGCAGCGCGTCGTGGTGATCGGCGGCGGCTTCATCGGCGCCGAGACCGCGTCCTCGTGCGTGGCCCTGGGCCATGACGTCACCGTGGTCGAGGCGGCCCCTCTGCCGCTCACGGCCCAACTCGGCCCCGAGATGGCCTCAGTGTGCGCGGGACTGCATGCGCGCGGCGGGGCCGAACTGCTCACAGGGGTAGGCGTGGCGGGGCTTCGCGGTGCGGCCGGTCGCTTTGTCACCGGCGTCGAACTGGCCGACGGGCGGCTGCTGCCCGCCGACGTGGTCGTGGTCGGCATCGGGGCGACACCTCGCACGGACTGGCTCGCGGGCTCTCCTCTCGCGGTGGACGACGGGGTCCTCTGTGACGACGGCTGTGTGACGGCGCTGCCCCAGGTCGTCGCGGTGGGTGATGTCGCCAGAGCGGGCGGGGTCCGCGCCGAGCACTGGACGAGTGCCACGGAACAACCGCGCACAGCCGTGCGCAACTTGCTCGCCGGACACACGGTCGAGACGGCGCACTCCCTGCCCTACTTCTGGTCGGACCAGTACGGCTCCCGCATCCAGTTCGCCGGCCGCAGGAGCGACGGAGACACCGTACGCATCGTCGAGGGCTCGCCGGACGACCTGGGCGGCGGCCCGCCGACGGGCCCACGCGGAGAAGGGCTCCTTGCCGTCTACGAACGCGCGGGACGCACCACGGCGGTCCTCGCGATCGACCGCGCCCGTCCCTTCATGAAGGTGCGCAGGGGCCTGGCCGCCGACCGGGCGGCGGAACTCGCCGCGGTCTGA
- a CDS encoding bifunctional 3-phenylpropionate/cinnamic acid dioxygenase ferredoxin subunit, translating to MIPVCRLEDLPAGDSVRLDTTPPVAVFNADGELYAIDDTCSHQDASLSEGWLEGCLIECPLHAASFDLRTGRPTCLPARRPLRTHQVYVEDGVIHVLVASDAGAPGDGGAGAAEKGSAA from the coding sequence ATGATCCCCGTATGCCGCCTTGAAGACCTCCCCGCAGGCGACTCCGTCCGTCTCGACACCACACCGCCCGTCGCGGTGTTCAACGCCGACGGCGAGCTCTACGCCATCGACGACACGTGCAGCCACCAGGATGCTTCCCTCTCGGAGGGCTGGCTGGAGGGCTGCCTGATCGAGTGCCCCTTGCACGCCGCCTCCTTCGATCTTCGCACCGGCAGGCCCACGTGCCTCCCGGCCCGCCGCCCCCTGCGCACCCACCAGGTGTACGTGGAGGACGGCGTCATCCATGTACTCGTCGCCTCCGACGCGGGCGCCCCGGGTGACGGCGGCGCGGGCGCCGCCGAGAAGGGGTCCGCGGCATGA
- a CDS encoding IclR family transcriptional regulator, which produces MTGDRKQADQDRAPRGEPREKQPKGAAGSVQSVDRAVSVLEILARHGEAGVTEIADELGVHKSTAFRLLGVLENRGLVGQAKDRGKYFLGSGILRLAGAAAVRMDISQEGGPVCRELADELGETVNIAVLDDDAAVNIMQARGPASVTAQNWLGRRTPLHATSSGKVLLAHLPTTLREGLMARTLPRLTEHTVTGTAALRGELETVVEQGFAMAVEELEVGLAAVAAPVRAHDGKVIGALSASGPVYRLTEDRLTELGKRTVAAAVELSRRMGYGF; this is translated from the coding sequence ATGACGGGCGACCGGAAACAGGCTGATCAGGACAGGGCACCCCGCGGTGAGCCGCGGGAGAAACAGCCGAAGGGGGCGGCCGGATCCGTCCAGTCCGTGGACCGCGCGGTGAGCGTGCTGGAGATCCTCGCGCGGCACGGCGAGGCCGGGGTCACCGAGATCGCCGATGAGCTGGGCGTCCACAAGTCGACGGCGTTCCGGTTGCTCGGGGTCCTGGAGAACCGGGGTCTCGTCGGTCAGGCGAAGGACCGCGGGAAGTACTTCCTGGGCTCGGGGATACTCCGGCTCGCGGGGGCGGCGGCGGTGCGCATGGACATCTCCCAGGAAGGCGGACCGGTCTGCCGTGAACTCGCGGACGAGCTGGGCGAGACGGTCAACATCGCGGTCCTGGACGACGATGCCGCCGTCAACATCATGCAGGCTCGCGGCCCCGCCTCGGTGACGGCGCAGAACTGGCTCGGCCGGCGCACCCCGCTGCACGCCACCTCCAGCGGAAAGGTGCTCCTCGCCCATCTGCCGACCACGCTGCGCGAAGGCCTGATGGCCCGCACCCTGCCGCGCCTGACCGAACACACGGTGACGGGCACGGCGGCGCTGCGCGGGGAGCTGGAGACCGTGGTCGAGCAGGGCTTCGCCATGGCCGTCGAGGAGTTGGAGGTGGGCCTCGCCGCCGTCGCCGCGCCGGTGCGCGCACACGACGGAAAGGTGATCGGCGCCCTCAGCGCCTCCGGCCCCGTCTACCGGCTGACCGAGGACCGTCTCACCGAGCTCGGCAAGCGCACCGTCGCCGCCGCCGTCGAGCTGTCCCGGCGGATGGGGTACGGCTTCTGA
- a CDS encoding S-(hydroxymethyl)mycothiol dehydrogenase, whose amino-acid sequence MPHEVRAVVAPKKGAPVEVQTIVVPDPGPGEVLVSVQACGVCHTDLHYREGAINDDFPFLLGHEAAGTVEAVGADIDGLVPGDCVVIAWRAPCGACRSCLRGRPWYCFDSRNATQPMTLLDGTPLSPALGIGAFAEKTLVAAGQAVKVDPAARPEAVALIGCGVMAGYGAAVNTGGVGRGDTVAVIGCGGVGNAAVAGAALAGARRVIAVDIDDAKLDGATRFGATHTVNSRGTDAVAAVRELTGGHGVDVAIDAVGTPSTYKQAFYMRDHAGVLVQVGVPDSEMSVDLPLIDLFSRGGALKSSWYGDCLPTRDFPILVDQYLTRRLDLGGFVSETITLDEVEEAFARMQRGEVLRSVVVL is encoded by the coding sequence GTGCCCCACGAGGTCCGTGCCGTCGTCGCCCCGAAGAAGGGCGCGCCCGTCGAGGTGCAGACGATCGTCGTGCCAGATCCCGGCCCCGGAGAGGTTCTCGTCTCCGTACAGGCCTGCGGGGTCTGCCACACGGATCTGCACTACCGGGAAGGCGCGATCAACGACGACTTCCCGTTCCTGCTCGGCCATGAAGCGGCCGGCACCGTCGAGGCGGTGGGCGCCGACATCGACGGACTCGTCCCCGGCGACTGCGTCGTCATCGCCTGGCGTGCCCCCTGCGGGGCCTGCCGCTCCTGTCTCCGCGGCCGCCCCTGGTACTGCTTCGACTCGCGCAACGCGACCCAGCCCATGACGCTGCTCGACGGCACGCCGCTGAGCCCCGCCCTCGGGATCGGCGCCTTCGCCGAGAAGACGCTGGTCGCCGCGGGGCAGGCCGTGAAGGTCGACCCGGCGGCCCGCCCCGAGGCCGTCGCCCTGATCGGCTGCGGCGTGATGGCGGGGTACGGGGCCGCGGTGAACACCGGCGGGGTGGGCCGCGGCGACACGGTCGCCGTCATCGGCTGCGGCGGCGTCGGGAACGCCGCGGTGGCCGGGGCGGCCCTGGCGGGGGCCCGCCGCGTCATCGCCGTCGACATCGACGACGCCAAACTGGACGGGGCGACCCGGTTCGGCGCGACGCACACCGTCAACTCGCGCGGCACGGACGCGGTCGCGGCGGTCCGTGAGCTGACCGGAGGGCACGGGGTCGACGTCGCCATCGACGCCGTCGGCACCCCGTCGACGTACAAGCAGGCTTTCTACATGCGTGATCACGCGGGCGTGCTCGTCCAGGTCGGCGTGCCCGATTCGGAGATGTCGGTCGACCTGCCGCTGATCGATCTCTTCTCGCGCGGCGGCGCCCTCAAGTCATCCTGGTACGGGGACTGCCTGCCCACCAGGGACTTCCCGATCCTCGTCGATCAGTACCTCACGCGCCGTCTCGACCTCGGCGGTTTCGTCTCCGAGACCATCACGCTGGACGAGGTGGAGGAGGCGTTCGCGAGGATGCAGCGGGGCGAAGTGCTGCGGTCGGTGGTGGTCCTGTGA